The Alnus glutinosa chromosome 7, dhAlnGlut1.1, whole genome shotgun sequence genome includes a region encoding these proteins:
- the LOC133872527 gene encoding auxin transporter-like protein 2 encodes MLPQKQAEEAIVSNFSETEHEGKEQEKEEDHSMFSVKTFLWHGGSAWDAWFSCASNQVAQVLLTLPYSFSQLGMLSGVLFQIFYGLLGSWTAYLISVLYVEYRSRKEKENVSFKNHVIQWFEVLDGLLGPYWKAAGLAFNCTFLLFGSVIQLIACASNIYYINDNLDKRTWTYIFGACCATTVFIPSFHNYRIWSFLGLGMTTYTAWYLAVAALIHGQTENVQHSAPTKLVLYFTGATNILYTFGGHAVTVEIMHAMWKPQKFKYIYLMATLYVFTLTIPSAVCVYWAFGDELLNHANAFALLPKTRFRDAAVILMLIHQFITFGFACTPLYFVWEKVIGMHDTRSICLRALARLPVVIPIWFLAIIFPFFGPINSAVGALLVSFTVYIIPSLAHILTYRKASARQNAAEKPPFFLPSWTAMFVVNSFIVVWVLVVGFGFGGWASMTNFVRQVDTFGLFAKCYQCKPPAPPAVAAAPQH; translated from the exons ATGTTGCCTCAGAAGCAAGCAGAGGAAGCAATAGTCTCCAACTTTAGCGAGACAGAGCATGAAGGGAAGGAGCAAGAGAAAGAGGAAGACCATTCCATGTTTAGCGTCAAGACCTTTCTCTGGCATGGCGGCTCCGCCTGGGACGCCTGGTTCAGCTGCGCTTCCAATCAA GTAGCGCAAGTGCTTTTAACACTACCCTACTCTTTCTCTCAACTGGGTATGCTTTCAGGCGTCTTGTTCCAGATATTCTATGGATTGCTTGGGAGCTGGACGGCGTATCTAATTAGtgtactctatgtagagtacaGAAGCcgaaaggagaaagaaaacgTCAGCTTCAAGAACCATGTCATACAG TGGTTTGAAGTGCTTGATGGTCTTCTGGGTCCGTACTGGAAAGCAGCGGGGCTTGCTTTCAACTGCACTTTCCTCCTCTTCGGATCTGTCATACAGCTTATAGCTTGTGCTAG TAATATATACTACATCAATGACAATTTGGACAAACGGACATGGACATATATCTTTGGTGCTTGCTGTGCTACCACAGTGTTCATACCTTCATTTCACAACTACCGAATTTGGTCTTTTCTGGGCCTTGGAATGACCACTTATACCGCCTGGTACTTGGCTGTAGCAGCTCTTATTCACGGGCAG ACTgagaatgtgcaacattcggcTCCAACAAAGCTAGTGCTGTATTTTACTGGAGCTACCAATATACTATACACGTTCGGTGGTCATGCTGTCACTGT GGAAATTATGCACGCCATGTGGAAGCCTCAGAAGTTCAAGTACATTTACCTAATGGCCACTCTCTACGTTTTTACACTAACGATTCCCTCGGCCGTTTGCGTTTATTGGGCGTTTGGCGATGAGCTCCTCAACCATGCCAACGCCTTCGCTCTCCTCCCCAAAACCCGCTTTCGTGACGCCGCCGTTATCTTGATGCTCATCCACCAG TTTATAACATTTGGGTTCGCATGTACGCCGTTGTACTTTGTGTGGGAGAAGGTGATAGGGATGCATGACACGAGGAGCATATGTTTGAGGGCACTAGCAAGGCTGCCGGTGGTGATACCAATATGGTTTTTGGCAATAATCTTCCCGTTCTTTGGGCCTATAAACTCCGCCGTTGGGGCTCTTTTGGTCAGCTTCACCGTCTATATTATCCCATCTTTAGCACATATACTCACCTACAGAAAAGCCTCTGCCAgacag AATGCTGCAGAGAAACCTCCATTCTTTTTACCAAGCTGGACTGCTATGTTTGTGGTCAATTCGTTTATTGTGGTGTGGGTTCTGGTGGTAGGGTTTGGGTTCGGTGGATGGGCAAGCATGACCAACTTTGTGAGGCAAGTTGACACATTTGGGCTCTTTGCCAAGTGCTATCAGTGCAAGCCTCCAGCACCGCCTGCAGTGGCAGCCGCCCCGCAGCACTGA
- the LOC133873397 gene encoding uncharacterized protein LOC133873397, protein MENFRATLHDCGLGDLGYKGPSYTRRNKRELGAFIKEHLDRAVANEEWCNKFPDFEVEVLVALSSDHNPILLTLCSLRTNIKRPKAFKYEAAWHVDVECVEVVKAAWGSDIEDADSRIVTQEKMVKCREALSEWSRNKFGLNGRRIRELTRRLGVLQHHEIPDNLESIKNVEEETHHLLEMEELYWKQRAKCNWFQHGDRNTKFFHAWATERKRRNHIERIHDETGREWTKQEDIG, encoded by the coding sequence ATGGAGAATTTTAGAGCAACACTGCATGACTGTGGGTTGGGGGATCTTGGCTATAAAGGACCGAGTTATACTAGGAGAAATAAAAGAGAACTTGGTGCTTTTATCAAAGAGCATTTAGACAGGGCTGTGGCTAATGAAGAATGGTGCAACAAATTTCCAGATTTTGAAGTAGAAGTTCTAGTAGCCCTAAGTTCAGACCATAATCCTATTCTGCTGACTCTATGCTCTCTTCGAACCAACATCAAACGTCCCAAGGCTTTCAAATACGAAGCAGCTTGGCATGTGGATGTTGAATGTGTGGAGGTTGTAAAAGCGGCTTGGGGCAGTGATATTGAAGATGCAGACTCTCGGATTGTTACACAGGAAAAAATGGTTAAGTGTAGGGAAGCCTTGTCGGAATGGAGCAGAAACAAATTCGGGTTAAATGGCAGGAGAATTAGGGAGCTGACTAGACGGTTGGGAGTATTGCAACATCATGAAATCCCGGATAACTTGGAATCTATAAAAAACGTCGAGGAGGAAACACATCATTTGTTGGAAATGGAAGAACTGTACTGGAAACAGAGAGCAAAGTGCAACTGGTTCCAACATGGAGACCGCAATACAAAGTTCTTTCACGCCTGGGCCACTGAGAGAAAGCGGAGAAATCATATAGAGCGGATTCATGATGAAACGGGTAGGGAATGGACAAAGCAGGAGGATATTGGTTGA